From the genome of Triticum aestivum cultivar Chinese Spring chromosome 3B, IWGSC CS RefSeq v2.1, whole genome shotgun sequence, one region includes:
- the LOC123067149 gene encoding G-type lectin S-receptor-like serine/threonine-protein kinase At1g11300 — MAGWLAFTCCAGALILLFLPSLASEDRLVSGKPLYPGATVISDGGAFALGFFAPSNSTPGKLYLGIWYNDIPELTVVWVANRKKPVTDNTFSPPTVSLSNSSNLVLSDGGGRVIWTTDAVASTSSSSSPSMAVLDNTGNLVVRSPNGSMLWQSFDHYTDTVLPGMKLRFKYGAQGGGQHLVSWKGPGDPSPGRFSYGADPATHLQIFVWDGDRPVVRSSPWTGYLVVSERQYQQDNNGAAVVVYLSVVDDGEEICMTYTVAADAPRIRYVVTHSGEYQLRSWSNKSSVWLVLSRWPSQECKRYGYCGPYGYCDDLARTCKCLHGFEPANTEEWDKGRFSAGCRRKDLLDCRDDGFLALPGMKSPDGFTRVGRDMSTSEECAAECRRNCSCVAYAYANLSSGRRSGGNVSRCLVWSGDLVDTAKIGEGLDSDTLYLRLAGFNGELVGIKSPSFLLILIPVLGTGVVALSIFLAWLKFKGKIRKWRNNKKTTLDGLSTSYEHGEGHPAHHHDFPFVRFEEIALATNNFSETCMIGHGGFGKVYKGMLGGQEVAVKRLSSDSQQGTNEFRNEVILIAKLQHRNLVRLLGCCGEGDEKLLIYEYLPNKSLDATLFDDSRRSLLDWTTRFNIIKGVARGLLYLHQDSRLTIIHRDLKAGNVLLDGEMKPKIADFGMARIFCDDQQNANTQRVVGTYGYMAPEYAMEGIFSTKSDVYSFGVLVLEVVTGIKRSSNSNIMGFPSLTVYSWNMWKEGKTEELVDSSIMNTHSLDEVLLCVHVALLCVQENPDDRPCISSIVFVLENGSSTLPTPNRPAYFTRQSVPMEQIIGDNDIQNSGNSFTVTEIHGR; from the exons ATGGCGGGTTGGCTGGCTTTTACCTGCTGCGCCGGGGCCCTGATTCTTCTGTTCTTGCCGTCTCTAGCGTCGGAGGACCGGCTTGTCTCCGGCAAGCCGCTCTACCCCGGCGCCACCGTCATCTCCGATGGTGGTGCCTTTGCCTTGGGCTTCTTCGCCCCTTCCAACTCCACTCCGGGCAAGCTGTACCTCGGCATATGGTACAACGACATCCCCGAGCTCACCGTTGTGTGGGTTGCCAATCGAAAAAAACCCGTCACCGACAACACCTTCTCTCCACCGACGGTCTCCCTCTCCAACTCGTCGAATCTCGTCCTCTCTGATGGCGGTGGCCGTGTCATTTGGACGACGGACGCCGTGGCTTCAACGTCGAGCTCATCATCTCCCTCGATGGCGGTGCTCGATAACACGGGCAACCTCGTCGTCCGGTCGCCAAACGGCAGCATGCTGTGGCAGAGCTTCGACCACTACACCGACACGGTCCTTCCCGGCATGAAGCTCCGGTTCAAGTACGGCGCGCAGGGTGGCGGGCAGCATCTGGTGTCCTGGAAGGGCCCCGGCGACCCCTCTCCGGGGCGCTTCTCTTACGGTGCTGACCCGGCCACACACCTTCAGATATTCGTGTGGGACGGGGATCGCCCAGTAGTCCGCAGCAGCCCGTGGACGGGGTACCTGGTGGTGAGCGAGCGGCAGTACCAACAGGATAACAATGGAGCAGCCGTGGTCGTCTACCTGTCCGTCGTCGACGACGGCGAAGAGATCTGCATGACCTACACCGTTGCTGCTGACGCGCCCCGCATCAGGTACGTGGTGACACATTCCGGCGAATACCAACTCCGTAGCTGGAGCAACAAGTCGTCGGTGTGGCTAGTCCTCTCAAGGTGGCCATCCCAGGAATGCAAGCGGTACGGCTACTGTGGCCCGTATGGCTACTGCGACGACTTAGCGCGGACGTGCAAATgccttcacggcttcgagccggcGAACACGGAGGAGTGGGACAAAGGTAGGTTCTCAGCAGGGTGCCGGCGGAAGGATCTGCTGGACTGTAGGGACGACGGCTTTTTGGCCTTGCCGGGAATGAAGTCACCCGATGGGTTCACTCGGGTGGGCAGGGACATGAGCACGTCGGAGGAGTGCGCGGCAGAGTGCAGACGCAATTGTTCATGCGTGGCATACGCGTACGCCAACCTGAGCAGCGGACGACGGTCCGGTGGAAACGTTTCACGGTGCTTGGTGTGGTCGGGGGATTTGGTTGACACCGCCAAGATAGGCGAAGGGCTCGACTCCGACACACTATATCTCCGCCTTGCAGGCTTCAATGGAGAGCTTGTTGGTATCAAATCTCCGTCTTTTCTACTGATTTT AATACCAGTTTTAGGAACTGGTGTTGTGGCACTCTCCATTTTCCTGGCATGGCTAAAATTTAAAG GCAAGATTAGGAAATGGAGAAATAACAAGAAGACTACATTGGATGGTCTGAGTACCTCTTATGAACATGGGGAAGGACACCCTGCCCATCATCATGACTTTCCTTTTGTAAGATTTGAGGAGATTGCTCTAGCAACGAACAATTTCTCGGAGACATGTATGATTGGACATGGAGGATTTGGCAAGGTCTATAAG GGTATGTTAGGTGGCCAAGAAGTTGCTGTCAAGAGGCTAAGTAGTGATTCTCAACAAGGAACAAATGAATTCAGAAATGAAGTAATTCTAATTGCCAAATTACAACATAGAAACTTGGTTCGACTTCTTGGATGTTGTGGAGAAGGAGATGAGAAGTTATTGATTTATGAGTATCTACCCAACAAAAGCTTAGATGCTACCCTTTTTG ATGATTCAAGAAGATCATTGTTGGATTGGACAACGCGATTTAATATAATCAAAGGGGTTGCGAGAGGACTTCTGTATCTCCACCAAGATTCAAGACTGACTATAATTCATAGGGATCTCAAAGCCGGAAATGTTTTGTTAGATGGAGAAATGAAACCCAAGATTGCAGATTTCGGTATGGCAAGGATCTTCTGCGATGACCAACAAAATGCAAACACTCAACGTGTCGTGGGAACATA TGGCTACATGGCTCCTGAGTATGCAATGGAAGGCATTTTCTCTACTAAGTCTGACGTCTACAGCTTTGGCGTGTTAGTACTTGAGGTTGTAACCGGTATAAAGAGAAGCTCGAATAGTAACATCATGGGCTTCCCTAGTCTCACAGTCTAC TCATGGAATATGTGGAAGGAAGGGAAGACAGAGGAATTGGTGGACTCGTCTATCATGAATACTCATTCTTTGGATGAAGTTTTGCTTTGCGTCCATGTAGCTCTCTTGTGTGTTCAGGAGAACCCAGATGACAGGCCATGCATATCATCAATAGTGTTCGTCCTAGAGAACGGAAGCTCCACACTTCCAACCCCCAATCGCCCTGCCTACTTTACGCGACAGAGCGTACCAATGGAGCAAATCATAGGTGATAATGATATACAGAACTCTGGGAACAGCTTTACTGTCACTGAGATTCATGGGAGGTGA